DNA from Rubripirellula lacrimiformis:
TCGTTCAAATCGACTGCGATCACCTGCGTCGCCCCCGCAGCACGAATCGCTTGCACCGCCAACAATCCGATCATGCCGGCACCGACCACGACGGCCGTGTCGCCCAACTGGACTGGGGTCACCGCTGCGGCGTGAACAGCGACCGAAACGGCTTCGACCAACGCAGCGTGTTCGAACGGCAACGAATCGGGCAGCGTGTAAACGATCCAGCGAGGCACACTGATGCGTTCAGCAAAGGCGCCGTGCCGTCGGTATTCGCCGCACGAAACACCCAGCACCATCCGGTTGTCACACAAATTGCCATCGCCTTGGCGACAGAAATGACACTGCCCACAGGAAACCATCGAATCGAAGGTGACGCGGGTCCCGTTGGGCATATCGGTCACATTGTCGCCCGTGGCGACCACGATTCCGGCCGCTTCGTGGCCCATCACCAAAGGTGGAATTCGTCGACCGGTGCTGCCGTCGTACCCGTGAATGTCGCTGCCGCAGATGCCGCATGCTTCGACCTGTACCAGAACGTCATCGGCGCCGACTTCGGGCTCGTCGACATCGGTAACTTCCATCTTCTTGTATTCGGTCAGCAACAAAGCTTTCATGGTCGGGGCTCGGATGGGTGCGACGGGTAGAAACATTCTTGATACAAAAGGCGATTATCAAGCCGAAACGTACTTTAGCACAGGTGCCGTACGATTGAATCAAGACACCGACCAGGACGACGAAACCCTGACCTCTTACCACGAAGCCGGTCACGCCGTCGTCGCTCATTCGCTGGGTGCGACCGTCGATTCGATGCAACTGTGGGGGGAAGCCGATGATTGGCTGCCCGAGCGATTTGGGGACTGCCGTGTGAATTGGGGGCCGGTCGACCCAAATTTGGACTGGCAGCGACAGCGTGAAATCATGACCTATCTGGCCGGTCCGGTGGCAGAAATGATCTACCGCGGCGAACCGCTACACCCAGCCCTGTACGGGCCTTGGCAAGATGACTGGCAGCGCGCGATGGCCACCTGCGAAGCGATCATTCGCGATCCCCAGCAACGCACCCTACTGCTGGAAAAGATCATCGTCAGCCTGCATCAACACCTGCAAAACGAACCCTACTGGCCAGCGATCGCGGGGCTGGCCGATGAATTGGCCGCCCACGAGATGCTAGAGGCCGATCAGGTTGCCGAGACCCTGGAATTCTGGCTGCGCCGTTAGCGGGCTGTCGGTTTCGTTAGCCGCTTAGGCCAACGCCGTGAAGCATTCACACCCCGTGCGTCGGGACGTTTTTCGTAGCGGAACTCGTCAAGAGTTTCGGCCTCAGATGTGAGATCACCGAAAGTCTTGACGACTTCCGCTACGAAATGCTTCACAGCGTTAGCGTTTAGGCGATAACAGTCTGCTGATCTAGTGAGCCGTGATCGCGTGAGCGGCCGGGAATTGCCCATTGCCTCACGGCCAGCGGCTCACCATTGCGGTTGAAAACTCGCCTAAACCGGCAG
Protein-coding regions in this window:
- a CDS encoding galactitol-1-phosphate 5-dehydrogenase; translation: MKALLLTEYKKMEVTDVDEPEVGADDVLVQVEACGICGSDIHGYDGSTGRRIPPLVMGHEAAGIVVATGDNVTDMPNGTRVTFDSMVSCGQCHFCRQGDGNLCDNRMVLGVSCGEYRRHGAFAERISVPRWIVYTLPDSLPFEHAALVEAVSVAVHAAAVTPVQLGDTAVVVGAGMIGLLAVQAIRAAGATQVIAVDLNDKRLAAAKELGADHVLRGDLVDVPAAVRELTEGRGADVALEVVGATPTIKTAIESVRKGGSVTLIGNVAPTIELPLQSVVTREIRLQGTCGCNGEYPQCIDLMNRGIINVAPLITSMIGLADGPQWFERLHAGDPDQMKVVIQPQKA
- a CDS encoding cell division protein FtsH, which produces MNQDTDQDDETLTSYHEAGHAVVAHSLGATVDSMQLWGEADDWLPERFGDCRVNWGPVDPNLDWQRQREIMTYLAGPVAEMIYRGEPLHPALYGPWQDDWQRAMATCEAIIRDPQQRTLLLEKIIVSLHQHLQNEPYWPAIAGLADELAAHEMLEADQVAETLEFWLRR